The Rhodothermales bacterium genome contains the following window.
CCGTTGGCCGGGTACAAAAGAGCGGGCGACCCGGTGTCGTGGGGCCGCCCGCGTAGTAGGCCGAAGTATACAGGGCCGCCGCGCTCAGGCTCCGCTTCCCCCGCGAAGATCACGCGGAATCCTGCGGCCGAACCGGCCGTCTAAGCACAGCTTTGCTCCCCTCTCTCCTCCTCATCCGCTCATGACTCTCCTCGGCTTCCTGCTCCTCTTGCTCATCGCTGCGGTTTGCGGGGCCGCCGGCCAGGCCCTCGCAGGCTACTCGCTCGGCGGTTGCCTCGTGTCCATCGTCATCGGCCTCGTCGGGGCCTACGTCGGGACGTGGCTGGCCGGCCAGTTCGGGCTCCCGACGTTCCTCGTCCTCGACGTCGGCGGCGAGGCGTTCCCGGTGGTGTGGGCCGTGCTCGGCTCGGCGCTGCTCGCCTTCGGCTTCGGTCTCCTCCGCCGGGCGTCGGCGCGCGTCTAGCTCAGCGCTCGCCCCGTATCCACGCCGCCGTTTCGCGGACGAGCGCGGCGTCGACGAACCCCTGCCGTTCGTACTCGGCCGGCGTGCTCAGCCCTTCGCCCGCGAAGAGGAGGTGGTTCAGCGTGGGATACCGGCGCAGCGTCGCGCCCGGCGCATCGGCGAGCGCGCCCTGCCACACGGCGAAGTCGGCGTCGGGCACGTTGTAATCGCGCCCGGCGTGGACGACGAGGACGGGCACGCCGAGCGCGGCGGCGATTGGCGCGGGCGGGTGCACGGCGAGGTCGAGCCAGTAGGCGGGCGGGGCGTGGAAGATCGGGTCCGCGCGGCTCGTGTCGGCGGGCGTGAGGGCCCGGATGCGGGCGATGTCGTCACGGATCGGAGCGCGGCGGCTGGCTCCCTCGGGTGCGACGTCGTCGAGGTGGGCGAGCTGGTCTTCGAGGATCACGTCGAGCGGGCGGGCGCCCCCGGCGAGCACGGCGATGCCCGCGACCGGCGTCCCGCGTTGGGCGGCGCGCTGTGCGATGCGCGGCGCGAGCGTGCCGCCGAGGCTGTGCCCGACGACGAACAGCCGCGCCGGATCGATGCCCGGATGCCGCCGCAGCACGTCGAGCGCGGCGAGCGCGTCGTCGATGCTCTCCTCGGCGACGGTATACGTCGTGTCCGCGAAGGACGCGGGATACACCGTCGTCCGCTTATCGAAGCGGAGCGTGGAGACGCCCTCGCTCGCGAAGCCTACGGCGAGGTCACGGAGCGGCTTGTTCGGCCCCTGCGTCCCATCACGGTCGCTCGGCCCGGAGCCGTGGACCAGCACGACACCCGGCACCGGCCCATCGGCATCCGGCACGAGGAGGGTCGCGCCGAGCGGCAGCCCAACGCCCGCATCGACCGTCGCACCTTCCGTACGGTACCGCGACGAGTCCGCGTACGGCGGCCATGTCGGCGGCGCGGGCGGCGGCGGCGTTGGACGGACGAACAGCCCCGCGACGCGCCCTTCCGCGTCGAACGACACGAGCACGTCCGCCGTCGCCCGCTCGAACCGTTGCGTCACGACGACCGTCGTGATGGGCGGCTGTGCTTCGACGCGCGTCCCCACTCGCTCCCTTGGCGCGCCGAGCTGGGCGTGCAGCGACGGCGCGAGCCCGGCGAGTTGCTCGGGCGAGAGCGCTGCCTGCATCTGCTCGTTGAAGTCCGCCGCGACCGTCTCGGTATTCCCGGCGATGAGCGCATCTACGAGCGCTTCTGCCCGCGCGACGAGCGCGGCGTCGGCCGACGGCGTTTGCGCCTGCACGGGCACGACGAGGAGCAGCAAGGCGAGGACAGGAATCTGGCGACGCATGGCGTGAAAAAGGGGGTTAGATGTTCGATGTGTTCGTACGCGGCGATGCCAAAGTTATGCGGCCGAGCCGGCTCCGCCGCCCTCGTCGTGGAGATCGTCGGTGAGGCTGTCGAGCGGGGTGTCGTGGACCTCCTGAATAGCACAAACGGCACGCCGTCGCCACCTGCCGCAGCAGCCGAGCGTAAGGCATTCATCGGGCTGTCGACCTTACTCCTCCCGTCCAAAGAAGCTCTCCCGGGCTCTCGTCTCCAGCATCTCGATGACGGCATCGCGGTCGGAGCGAATAGCCGCCGCTTGTTCTGCCGCCCCCGTCGCCTGCGTGTGTGCATTGCCCCAGACGACGAGGTCCACCAAGATGGGAATCAGCGCGATGCCCCGCTCCGTCGGTACGTAGATCCTCCGACGCCCGTCCTCTGGGTCCCGGTGGCGTTCGAGGACGCACGCCGCTACCAGCCGGTCCAGTCGGTCGGCGAGGATGTTCGTGGCGATGCCCTCGTCCGAGCCGATCTCTGAGAACGAGCGGCGGTGGCCCAGCAGGATGTCCCTCAGCACGACGAGGGTCCACCGGTCGCCGAGCACATCGAGCGAGGCGGCAATGGGACAGTCAGATCGGAGTTCGTCGGGC
Protein-coding sequences here:
- a CDS encoding GlsB/YeaQ/YmgE family stress response membrane protein; its protein translation is MTLLGFLLLLLIAAVCGAAGQALAGYSLGGCLVSIVIGLVGAYVGTWLAGQFGLPTFLVLDVGGEAFPVVWAVLGSALLAFGFGLLRRASARV
- a CDS encoding alpha/beta fold hydrolase, which codes for MRRQIPVLALLLLVVPVQAQTPSADAALVARAEALVDALIAGNTETVAADFNEQMQAALSPEQLAGLAPSLHAQLGAPRERVGTRVEAQPPITTVVVTQRFERATADVLVSFDAEGRVAGLFVRPTPPPPAPPTWPPYADSSRYRTEGATVDAGVGLPLGATLLVPDADGPVPGVVLVHGSGPSDRDGTQGPNKPLRDLAVGFASEGVSTLRFDKRTTVYPASFADTTYTVAEESIDDALAALDVLRRHPGIDPARLFVVGHSLGGTLAPRIAQRAAQRGTPVAGIAVLAGGARPLDVILEDQLAHLDDVAPEGASRRAPIRDDIARIRALTPADTSRADPIFHAPPAYWLDLAVHPPAPIAAALGVPVLVVHAGRDYNVPDADFAVWQGALADAPGATLRRYPTLNHLLFAGEGLSTPAEYERQGFVDAALVRETAAWIRGER
- a CDS encoding helix-turn-helix domain-containing protein, with the protein product MPDELRSDCPIAASLDVLGDRWTLVVLRDILLGHRRSFSEIGSDEGIATNILADRLDRLVAACVLERHRDPEDGRRRIYVPTERGIALIPILVDLVVWGNAHTQATGAAEQAAAIRSDRDAVIEMLETRARESFFGREE